gggctctgtgctgacagctcagagcctggagcctgcttcagattctgtgtctccctctctttctgcctctcccatgctgatgctctgtctctgtctctcaatagtaaataaacattaaaaaaactatatttaatataatttacattttcacttacagatatttaaaaattactctcaGATTTTTCTCCCTagaatggatataaaatataaatattttagcagACTATATATAGGGAAATTGAACCATTAGGAAAGTAATGTAAGGATATATACCATATGCACAAATGTGCTTTCATaggataatttttaataattaaatattttgtcaaatttggGGCAGCagcataaattatttataaatttctaaAAGACTGCTTCAACTTCATGTGTTATTTTTGGACAGTGTGGTAGacttttgtaagtttttaaaaatagagaaatatagcttctgaaaattttttttttctggaggtttttgaaatgtttatttttgaaggagaaagagacagagcatgagcagggaaggggcagagagagaggaagacacaggatccaaagcaagctccaggcgctgagctgtcagcacagagaccaatgtggggcttgaactcacaagccatgagattatgccccgagcagaagtcagatgcttaattgactcagccacccaggtgcctctattctGGAGTTTTGTAGGTAATGAAGGACATCTAGACTTcaatggaaaattaaattttctagtGTAGCATCTTCTTGAATGCTTCCCGTTATATTAAGTAGCGCTACTTCAAAACTCTATCTGGTTTTCTTAATCTAAATTCATTGTCAAGGAAGGAGTTTTATTTCTGTATCAAggtttaaatataacatttttagagAAACTAGCAAATGAAAGGTCAGTTAATAAGGTAATCTATAATATTTGATTGTAATAATGGTTtggaaaaagatttaaagaatttCCCCTTCCTGTGGTGTTGTCTATGGAATTAAGACCAGAGAGTCTATAATTATTGAGAACTTAACCACCCAAAAGACTTGAGTATTGAAAGACAAATTCAAGGTGATAATCCAACATCTTACTATTATTGAACAGACGTGAAGATGGGTCAAATGTTAAGAGTCTTGTTTCcccctgaaatttctttttttttgtagatacataaacatatttatttatatttccttttgacCCCCTGAAatttctatatgaaaaaaattgcaaactAAAAGACGCATGTGGTCTGTTTATGCCATTTACCTTTGtgtatactttcaaaatatttaaatatatactgaaaataCTCTATAATTGCCATGTATACATAGTTAACATCACACTGTCAGGTTGGCTGTTCAATACTTGACATTTgcttttttcaaaagtaaatctATTTATAATATGTTTTTGGAGTTTCACATCAGTCATGGTTCTATAATagaatacatataataaatagaatatgtAATAGAATAAATCAACCTTAACCAATGATATTTTCAAcacatatattatcattttttgttatttactgTTGTATATTAAACTGTTTTCAAATTAACATTATTAGGAACAGATAAGGAATCTTGAAAATTGAAATTTCTTTAGTGTTTGGGTGATCTGAGTGCTGAGTGGGAAGCCATGTTAGTAGAGAGAATAAGAATCTTTGAAAAGCTAAATGGAATGGTAAATGTACTGTGAAATATTATATAAGAAATGCATCCAGTAACATTATCTTATATTTTACTACTTTGAACACTGGAAAGTAAGTGTATTTTAATTAACTTTGTATTTTCAACTAAATTCTTATTTATCTTCTCacatttgttttatactttgaCACCAAAATAATACTTCAAGTCTCATATATCACCTAAACCAAATCTAAGGAACAAATTTGCTGTTTATGCTTTACATATAAAAGCATCAAATAATAGAATTATTTATCTCCTAGACACTATGTCTTCATAGGTAaggcattttttaatatttatggaattCTAGGGAGTATATACACAAGCAAAAGGTTAAATACTTTTTCACTGGGAAAAATTGGTGACATTTTCTTTGGGGACATTTCCTTCTGACCATATTTATAAGTAAGTCCAATTGGTATTATGCAGCAAATCAACCAGATGACTTAAAAGGGATGAAATTAACATAGAGTTAGTCTAGTTAATAATgtgatttctggggtgcctgggtggctcagtcggttaagcctccggcttcggctcaggtcagatctcacattcgtgggttcgagcctggcgtcaggctctgtgctgacagctagctcagagcctggagcctgcttccagttctgtgtctccttctctctctgcccctccccctctcatgctctgtctcttctctgtattaaaaataaattaaaaaaaacattaaaaaaaagaaaaaaaataatgtgatttctatcttttaatttttactgggACCCAAGCATTTTATGGAGTCTTATATCTACAAACAATATTAGAAGTTTGATTCACCACATGAAAGCAAAGATATGTGCTGTCACAATTTATATCAACTGTGATTTATCAGGAATGGCAAGTTGAAGAAATGCTGCCTAGATggatctaattttaaaaagcGGTGTCAAGATGTTGACGAAGTCATACTATGATTTTGGCctctagaaaatgtaaattttcaaatTAGGGTTTTTTAGTCAACAGTAAAAGTAAGTCatatagaaagaaattaaagaaatggatttttaGCAATTTGAATATCAGATTTCCAAAAAGGAATTCAGACAAGAATGCTATTCAAATAGGTTGTTACTTtgaaaacaacatcaacaaaaagtcaatattaaatattacaaatagGAATATAAATTTGTCTCATGAGTAATGTTGAAGTAGTTATAAACATCCCaccaaaataatagaaaacactcAAGAAATTTAATAAGATACATTtagatatggaaataaatgaaagaccaaAGCTTTTAAAGTTAGCTGGGAATTCTATAAAGAATAGATGAATACAAATTACTGTAGGAAAGATGGGCATGGCACGACTAAAGGAGAATTGATTTTGCAATCTTTTAATGAAAACTGATATCGTTTATTGTAATTTTAATGATACATTTTgattagagagaaggaaaataaggaatacCTAAGAATCATTGAAGTTtggaaatatttaatgaatggaAGCAAATAAAGCATAACAAAGTAAAAACTCACCCTTCCGTCCACATGATGGCGCTGGAAACCGCAAGTTtggtggttggtttttttttttttcccccaataaagGAATACACTGAGTTTATTTCCCttagacagaaaggaaaaaggcCACTCCATTTTTTACTCTGATGCTGAAGCTGAAAAGGcgagcaaataaaaaattatagcaaaTTAGGAATTAGGTTTCCAAAAGCTATCGTGTGGTAGTGCAATAGATATTTGAAAACTGCAACGAATTTGCGATGGTATATTCCCAGAGGAGTCCAGGTTGCCGGCGCCTGCTGCTCTTGCTTCTGCTTCTCACAGCCTTGGAGTCAGAGAGCGGCCACATCCACTACTCCATCCCGGAGGAGGTAAAACACGGCACCTTCGTGGGCCGCATTGCCCAGGACTTGGGGCTGGAGCTGGCGGAGCTGGTGCCTCGTCTTTTCCGAGTAGCGTCCAAAGGTCATAGAGATCTTCTGGAAGTAAATCTGCAGAATGGCATTTTGTTTGTGAATTCTCGGATAGACCGGGAGGCATTGTGCGGGCGGAGCGCGGAGTGCAGCATCTACCTGGAGGTGATCGTGGACAGGCCGCTGCAGGTATTCCATGTGGAGGTGGAGGTGAAGGACATTAACGACAACCCGCCCAGGTTCTTGCGGCAGGAACAaagattgtttattttagagTCAAGAATAGTGGATTCCCGGTTTCCGCTAGAGGGCGCATCTGATATGGATGTCGGAGCAAACGCAGaattgaaatacaaattaaatcctAATGAATATTTTGACTTGGATGTTAAAACAAATGAAGGAGAAACAAGCATTTTAGAGCTAGTATTAAAGAAAGCAGTAGATCGAGAAGAAACCCAAGAACATCTTTTATTACTGACTGCAGTTGATGGAGGAAAACCTGAACTAACAGGTACAGTTCAGTTACTGATCAGCGTATTGGATGCGAATGATAATGCCCCCAAATTTGATAAATCAGTTTATAATATCAGACTATTAGAAAACACACCAAATGGGACATTAGTTATTAAATTGAATGCCTCAGATGCAGATGATGGCATTAATAAGGAAATAGTGTACCTTTTTAGTAATCTTGTTCTTGACAACGTCAGATCTAAATTTATAATCAATCCAAATAGTGGGGAAATAACAGTTAACGGAGAACTGGATTACGAAGATtgtaatttatatgaaattaataTTGATGCTGTAGATAGAAGTCCATTCCCATTAACTGGACACTGCAAAGTTATAGTAAAACTCCTGGATGAGAATGATAATACCCCGGAGATGGTCATAACCTACATATCTCTGCCTGTCCAAGAGGACGCTTCACTGGGGACCGTCATTGCCCTGATCAGTCTGTCCGATCACGACTCAGGTCCCAATGGGCAGGTGACCTGCACACTGTCGCCCCACGTTCCCTTCAAGCTGGTGTCCACCTTCAAGAATTACTATTCGCTGGTGCTGGACAGCGCCCTGGACCGCGAGAGTGTGGCGAACTATAAGCTGGTGGTGACCGCGCGGGACGGAGGCTCGCCTTCGCTGTCGGCCACGGCCAGCGTGTCGGTGGAGGTGGCCGACGTGAACGACAACGCGCCGGCGTTCGCGCAGCCCGAGTACACGGTGTTCGTGAAGGAGAACAACCCGCCCGGCTGCCACATCTTCACGGTGTCCGCGCGGGACGCGGACGCGCAGGAGAACGCGCGGGTGTNNNNNNNNNNNNNNNNNNNNNNNNNNNNNNNNNNNNNNNNNNNNNNNNNNNNNNNNNNNNNNNNNNNNNNNNNNNNNNNNNNNNNNNNNNNNNNNNNNNNTGCTCACGCTGCTGCTGTACACGGCGCTGCGGTGCTCGGCGCCGCCCCGCGAGGGCGCGTGCGGGCCTGCGAAGCCGGCGCTGGTGTGCTCGAGCGCCGTGGGGAGCTGGTCGTGCTCGCAGCAGAGGCGGCAGAGGGTGTGCTCTGGGGAGGGCGCGCCCAAGGCCGACCTCATGGCCTTCAGCCCCAGCCTACCTCAGGGTCCCAGCTCTGCAGACATCGTgagtcttaaaaatattattcacaaaAATTTTCGTAGTAATCTTTTActatttaatatttccttccatcttctcctttttattttaaattatggtttTATATTTGATTATTGTCTCAtcattttagatataaattttgTATGGGTACtaattcatttacttaaaattagTTATGGTTAAAATTCATTTTGGTGTGTTGCACATAATCGCTTTGCaataatgcatttatttcaaTAACATACCCCCCCCCTGTTTTTTTCGGTTTTAAAAGGTGGAGTTAATGGATTAGTTTTCTTTGGAGGATAGAAAGTgtttccaaaattaaatttttaataaatattttaatttttaacctttagGAAATGTTGTAGGAAGATTCTTGCATGACATATTTGGTGgagttatttacttttaaaatcatgtattAGGACTACAGTGAATTATTTTTACAGTGAAATGTTTCAATATCACTATGtcactttgccttttcttttccattgaatATCAGTAATGTTAGTGCTTTTATTATACCAATTcgatttctgttttattatttat
This region of Suricata suricatta isolate VVHF042 chromosome 6, meerkat_22Aug2017_6uvM2_HiC, whole genome shotgun sequence genomic DNA includes:
- the LOC115293400 gene encoding protocadherin alpha-5-like; this encodes MVYSQRSPGCRRLLLLLLLLTALESESGHIHYSIPEEVKHGTFVGRIAQDLGLELAELVPRLFRVASKGHRDLLEVNLQNGILFVNSRIDREALCGRSAECSIYLEVIVDRPLQVFHVEVEVKDINDNPPRFLRQEQRLFILESRIVDSRFPLEGASDMDVGANAELKYKLNPNEYFDLDVKTNEGETSILELVLKKAVDREETQEHLLLLTAVDGGKPELTGTVQLLISVLDANDNAPKFDKSVYNIRLLENTPNGTLVIKLNASDADDGINKEIVYLFSNLVLDNVRSKFIINPNSGEITVNGELDYEDCNLYEINIDAVDRSPFPLTGHCKVIVKLLDENDNTPEMVITYISLPVQEDASLGTVIALISLSDHDSGPNGQVTCTLSPHVPFKLVSTFKNYYSLVLDSALDRESVANYKLVVTARDGGSPSLSATASVSVEVADVNDNAPAFAQPEYTVFVKENNPPGCHIFTVSARDADAQENARGACGPAKPALVCSSAVGSWSCSQQRRQRVCSGEGAPKADLMAFSPSLPQGPSSADISHDVAVYHEVNLVVTVFKIHSSCYCLVPRVLSDGRRRTGLTDSDHTIFHLNDETRSFDGNKTNF